The nucleotide sequence AAGAATTGCGGAATTGATTTTCTATGGGCTTATAGTGTCTTTAAAAGATACGCTAATGTTTTAAATAAGGTTGAAGACTAAGAGTCTTTTTTATACTTATGGGGATTGAGTTTATAATCAAGCCAAAAATATAAGGGGAGTAAAACGATGATAGATATAAGTGGAACAGCTGCCTCTTTTATATTTACTATTGTGCCAATGATTAGAAATGTGCAAAAAATGATCCAAAGAAATTTTTTAACATCTTCCATTTTAATATCCTTTTTTATAATTATACCACATTTTAGGCTAAAAAATGGCAAATGATGATTTAAAAATAA is from Campylobacter fetus subsp. testudinum 03-427 and encodes:
- a CDS encoding putative membrane protein, giving the protein MEDVKKFLWIIFCTFLIIGTIVNIKEAAVPLISIIVLLPLYFWLDYKLNPHKYKKDS